One region of Flavobacterium sp. GSB-24 genomic DNA includes:
- a CDS encoding DUF4252 domain-containing protein — protein sequence MKTTIFTLALIALLTLGSCNSEPTLQKYFVENTENKDFIALDISPNILNLEKTKLSAEQTEAVNSFEKMNILAFKANDKNQAQFDTERTKVNAILKNPKYEQLMKFGSGKDGASISYVGSEDNIKEFVIFLNRKETGFAVVRVLGEDMNPNNIMTLMSVLQKSKIDMDQLKPLEQLIKK from the coding sequence ATGAAGACAACTATTTTCACCTTAGCACTTATAGCTTTGCTAACTTTAGGAAGCTGTAACTCTGAACCAACATTACAAAAGTATTTTGTTGAAAACACAGAAAACAAAGATTTTATAGCATTGGATATTTCACCTAATATTTTAAATCTTGAAAAAACGAAACTTTCAGCAGAACAAACTGAAGCGGTAAATTCTTTCGAAAAAATGAATATTCTGGCTTTTAAAGCAAATGATAAAAATCAGGCGCAGTTTGATACAGAGAGAACAAAAGTCAATGCCATATTAAAAAATCCAAAATATGAACAATTAATGAAGTTTGGATCTGGTAAAGACGGAGCTTCTATTAGTTATGTAGGATCAGAAGACAACATTAAAGAATTTGTTATATTCCTTAATCGAAAAGAAACTGGCTTTGCTGTAGTCCGTGTTTTAGGTGAAGATATGAATCCGAATAATATTATGACATTAATGTCTGTTTTACAAAAATCTAAAATAGATATGGATCAATTGAAACCATTAGAACAACTTATTAAAAAATAA
- a CDS encoding DUF6252 family protein yields MKTPKILFLFLVLVLNSCSSDNSENPEDPTVPTSKFAMTAKIDGTLWEMNNPFNSNFATKPLYTYYPTSEYIQLQGRKGVDEIILYIKRSDLKIGTYPITPETYDASKTQIQFIFNTKPKNQYVAKGTLSITSIDLNTKIVAGTFSFNCVEDYSKPIGADNPVTTQVTDGTFNYKYDVAY; encoded by the coding sequence ATGAAAACACCAAAAATTCTCTTTCTTTTTTTAGTTTTAGTTCTAAACAGCTGTTCAAGCGATAACAGTGAAAATCCAGAAGATCCAACCGTTCCAACATCAAAATTTGCAATGACTGCTAAAATTGATGGAACTTTGTGGGAAATGAACAATCCGTTCAATTCAAATTTTGCAACAAAACCATTATATACCTACTATCCTACATCTGAATATATTCAATTACAGGGGAGAAAAGGTGTAGATGAAATAATTTTATATATTAAAAGAAGCGATCTAAAAATTGGCACTTATCCTATCACGCCAGAAACTTATGATGCCTCAAAAACACAAATTCAATTTATCTTTAATACAAAACCAAAAAACCAATATGTCGCCAAAGGAACTTTGTCTATAACTTCAATTGATTTAAATACAAAAATCGTCGCAGGAACCTTTTCTTTTAATTGCGTTGAAGATTATTCAAAGCCAATTGGTGCAGATAATCCAGTTACAACACAAGTTACAGATGGTACTTTTAATTATAAATATGATGTTGCCTACTAA
- the carB gene encoding carbamoyl-phosphate synthase large subunit has product MPKDTSIKSVLIIGSGPIVIGQACEFDYAGSQSARSIREEGIEVILINSNPATIMTDPSMADHIYLKPLTTKSIIEILKEHPQIDAVLPTMGGQTALNLCLEAEEKGIWQDFGVRLIGVDVNAINITEDREQFKQLLEKINVPTAPAKTATSYLEGKEIAQEFGFPLVIRPSFTLGGTGAAVVYKKEDFDELLTRGLEASPIHEVLIDKALMGWKEYELELLRDKNDNVVIICSIENMDPMGIHTGDSITVAPAMTLSDTTFQKLRDYAILMMRSIGNFAGGCNVQFAVSPDEKEDIVAIEINPRVSRSSALASKATGYPIAKIASKLALGYNLDELQNQITKSTSALFEPTLDYVIVKIPRWNFDKFEGSDRTLGLQMKSVGEVMGIGRSFQEALHKATQSLEIKRNGLGADGKGYKDYEQIIEKLTYASWDRVFVIYDAIAMGIPLSRIHEITRIDMWFLKQYEELYVLEKEISNYKVSNLPKELLLEAKQKGFADRQIAHMMNCLESEVHSLRMEQNINRVFKLVDTCAAEFKALTPYYYSTFEAEIEKANGERFVDNESIVTDKKKVIVLGSGPNRIGQGIEFDYSCVHGVLAAKECGYETIMINCNPETVSTDFDTADKLYFEPVFWEHIYDIIQHEKPEGVIVQLGGQTALKLADKLSKYGVKIIGTSFDALDLAEDRGRFSDLLTELNIPFPRFGIAETADEASNLADSLDFPLLIRPSYVLGGQGMKIVINKKELEEHVIDLLKTIPGNKLLLDHYLAGAIEAEADAICDADGNVYIIGIMEHIEPCGVHSGDSNATLPPFNLGEFVMQQIKDHTHKIARALKTVGLINIQFAIKDDTVYIIEANPRASRTVPFIAKAYGEPYVNYATKVMLGHNKVTDFDFNPQLKGYAIKQPVFSFSKFPNVNKALGPEMKSTGESILFIDDLKDDQFYELYSRRKMYLSK; this is encoded by the coding sequence ATGCCTAAAGACACATCAATTAAATCCGTTTTAATAATAGGTTCGGGACCTATTGTTATTGGTCAAGCTTGCGAATTCGACTATGCAGGTTCTCAATCTGCACGTTCTATTCGTGAAGAAGGAATTGAAGTTATCTTGATTAACTCAAATCCAGCGACGATTATGACCGACCCATCTATGGCCGATCATATTTATTTGAAACCATTAACGACAAAATCGATTATTGAGATTCTTAAGGAACATCCACAAATTGATGCTGTTTTACCAACAATGGGAGGACAAACAGCTTTGAACTTGTGTTTGGAAGCGGAAGAAAAAGGAATCTGGCAGGATTTCGGAGTAAGATTAATTGGAGTTGATGTAAACGCAATTAATATTACAGAAGACAGAGAGCAGTTTAAACAGCTTTTAGAAAAAATCAATGTACCAACTGCACCTGCAAAAACGGCTACTTCATATTTAGAAGGAAAAGAAATTGCTCAGGAATTTGGTTTTCCACTTGTAATTCGTCCATCGTTTACACTTGGAGGAACAGGGGCTGCAGTAGTTTACAAAAAAGAAGATTTTGATGAGCTTTTAACAAGAGGTCTTGAAGCTTCGCCAATTCACGAAGTTTTAATTGATAAAGCTTTGATGGGATGGAAAGAATACGAATTAGAGCTTTTAAGAGATAAAAACGATAATGTTGTAATTATCTGTTCAATCGAAAATATGGACCCAATGGGAATCCATACTGGAGATTCGATTACAGTTGCGCCTGCAATGACTTTATCTGATACAACTTTCCAAAAACTGAGAGATTACGCAATCTTGATGATGAGAAGTATCGGAAACTTTGCTGGAGGATGTAACGTACAATTCGCAGTTTCGCCAGACGAAAAAGAAGATATCGTAGCAATCGAGATTAACCCTCGTGTTTCTCGTTCTTCTGCATTAGCATCAAAAGCAACTGGTTACCCAATTGCTAAAATTGCTTCTAAACTGGCTTTAGGATACAACTTAGATGAATTACAAAATCAAATTACAAAATCGACTTCGGCTCTTTTTGAACCAACTTTAGATTATGTAATCGTAAAAATACCACGTTGGAACTTTGATAAGTTTGAAGGATCAGACAGAACTTTAGGTCTTCAGATGAAATCTGTAGGTGAAGTTATGGGAATCGGGCGCTCTTTTCAGGAAGCGCTTCACAAAGCAACTCAATCTTTAGAAATTAAAAGAAATGGGTTAGGGGCTGACGGAAAAGGATATAAAGATTACGAGCAGATTATCGAAAAGCTTACATACGCAAGCTGGGATAGAGTATTTGTAATTTATGATGCAATCGCAATGGGAATTCCGTTGAGCAGAATTCATGAAATTACAAGAATCGATATGTGGTTCTTAAAACAATACGAAGAACTTTATGTTTTAGAGAAAGAAATTTCAAACTATAAAGTTTCTAATCTTCCTAAAGAATTATTACTTGAAGCAAAACAAAAAGGTTTTGCAGACAGACAAATTGCTCACATGATGAACTGTCTGGAAAGTGAAGTACATTCTTTACGTATGGAGCAAAACATTAACCGTGTGTTTAAACTGGTTGATACTTGTGCAGCTGAGTTTAAAGCACTGACTCCTTACTACTATTCAACTTTTGAGGCTGAAATAGAAAAAGCAAATGGAGAACGTTTTGTTGATAACGAAAGTATTGTTACAGATAAAAAGAAAGTTATCGTTCTAGGCTCTGGACCAAACAGAATTGGTCAGGGAATTGAGTTTGATTATTCTTGTGTGCATGGAGTTTTAGCAGCAAAAGAATGCGGTTACGAAACAATCATGATTAACTGTAACCCTGAAACGGTTTCTACAGATTTTGATACTGCTGATAAATTATACTTTGAGCCAGTTTTCTGGGAACATATTTACGATATCATCCAGCACGAAAAACCAGAAGGTGTAATCGTACAGCTTGGTGGACAAACAGCTCTTAAATTAGCAGACAAATTATCTAAATATGGTGTAAAAATCATCGGAACTAGTTTTGATGCACTTGATTTAGCTGAAGATAGAGGACGTTTCTCAGACTTATTAACTGAATTAAATATTCCTTTCCCAAGATTCGGAATCGCTGAAACGGCAGACGAAGCTTCGAACTTAGCTGATAGTTTAGATTTCCCACTTTTAATTCGTCCTTCTTATGTATTAGGAGGTCAGGGAATGAAAATTGTAATCAACAAAAAAGAACTTGAAGAACACGTTATCGATTTGTTGAAAACAATTCCAGGAAACAAATTACTTTTGGATCACTATTTAGCTGGAGCGATTGAAGCTGAAGCTGATGCCATTTGTGATGCTGATGGAAATGTTTACATCATTGGTATTATGGAGCACATTGAGCCTTGTGGAGTTCACTCTGGAGATAGTAACGCGACATTACCTCCTTTTAACTTAGGAGAATTTGTAATGCAGCAAATTAAAGATCATACACATAAAATTGCGAGAGCTTTAAAAACTGTAGGTCTAATTAATATTCAGTTTGCGATAAAAGACGATACAGTTTACATTATCGAGGCAAATCCAAGAGCTTCTAGAACGGTTCCATTTATTGCAAAAGCTTACGGAGAACCTTATGTAAACTACGCTACAAAAGTAATGTTAGGCCACAATAAAGTAACTGACTTTGATTTTAATCCGCAATTAAAAGGATATGCAATTAAGCAGCCAGTTTTCTCTTTCAGCAAGTTTCCGAACGTAAACAAGGCGTTAGGACCAGAAATGAAATCTACAGGAGAAAGCATCTTGTTTATTGATGACTTAAAAGACGATCAATTCTACGAATTGTACTCTAGAAGAAAAATGTATTTGAGTAAATAA